From the Pomacea canaliculata isolate SZHN2017 linkage group LG14, ASM307304v1, whole genome shotgun sequence genome, one window contains:
- the LOC112555047 gene encoding ras-related GTP-binding protein A, which produces MKKKVLLMGKSGSGKTSMRSIIFANYIARDTRRLGATIDVEHSHVRFLGNLVLNLWDCGGQEAFMENYFASQRDNIFRNVEVLIYVFDVESRELEKDMHYYQSCLEAILQNSPDAKIFCLVHKMDLVQDDQRELIFHEREEDLRRLSKPLECTCFATSIWDETLYKAWSSIVYQLIPNVKQLEANLAQFGEIIDADEVLLFERATFLVISYSERRRHRDVHRFEKISNIIKQFKLSCSKMAASFQSMEVRNSSFAVFIDVFTTNTYIMVVMSDPTIPSAATLINIKSARKYFEKLEQAEHTTRTAMSGGMR; this is translated from the exons ATGAAGAAGAAG gtTCTTCTGATGGGAAAAAGTGGGTCTGGCAAGACCAGCATGCGTTCTATTATCTTCGCGAACTATATAGCTCGCGATACTCGCAGACTAGGAGCTACGA ttgaTGTCGAGCATTCACATGTACGATTCCTGGGAAATTTAGTGCTGAATCTGTGGGATTGTGGAGG GCAAGAAGCTTTTATGGAGAACTACTTTGCCAGTCAGCGCGACAACATTTTCCGCAATGTGGAAGTGCTGATTTATGTGTTTGATGTTGAAAGTAGAGAGCTGGAGAAAGATATGCATTACTACCAGTCATGTCTTGAGGCTATTTTACAGAATTCTCCTGATGCTAAAATCTTTTGCCTTGTTCACAAAATGGACCTTGTACAAGATGACCAGCGAGAATTG ATTTTCCATGAACGAGAGGAAGATCTTCGACGATTATCTAAGCCTCTAGAATGCACGTGTTTTGCCACATCAATTTGGGATGAAACTTTATATAAA GCCTGGTCATCTATTGTTTACCAGCTTATACCTAATGTGAAACAGCTGGAGGCCAATTTGGCACAATTTGGAGAAATTATTGATGCAGATGAGGTCCTTTTGTTTGAACGAGCAACATTCCTT gTGATATCATATTCTGAGCGAAGGCGTCATCGAGATGTTCACAGATTTGAAAAGATCAGTAACATTATCAAGCAGTTTAAACTAAGCTGTAGCAAGATGGCAGCGTCCTTTCAAAGCATGGAAGTACGCAATTCATCCTTTGCTGTCTTCATTGATGTATTCACCACCAACACTTACATCATGGTTGTCATGTCAGATCCAACCATCC CATCAGCAGCTACTCTTATCAACATAAAAAGTGCTAGAAAGTACTTTGAAAAACTAGAGCAGGCTGAACACACAACACGCACAGCTATGTCTGGTGGAATGCGGTGA
- the LOC112555046 gene encoding LOW QUALITY PROTEIN: G2/mitotic-specific cyclin-B3-like (The sequence of the model RefSeq protein was modified relative to this genomic sequence to represent the inferred CDS: deleted 2 bases in 1 codon), translating into MKKSKKSIKELVKPLDQNEQILQPARKALAGPAASDMQRPRRAAFGDITNVPTELGVEDVDRENKDDVTLVALYAHDIFNYYKEREAKFIIQPYLSIQPALSETMRAILVDWLVELQENFELNHETLYLAVKLLDTYCSLVPNIRDQIQLIGAAALFVACKFDERVPPPVEDFLYVCDDTYTKNEFLAMERTVLKAVNFELGRPISYRFLRRYAMCARSPIQTLTLARYLLELSLMEYCFVSYRESLLAAASLYIARRMRNEGGWTATLQFYTEYTLADLRPTVLELNPLLKSNKRPDLKTVRAKYNHPVFHSVGSIPPLSNTELFPQEGSQ; encoded by the exons GGAG cttgtcAAACCTTTAGACCAAAATGAACAGATTCTGCAACCAGCAAGAAAGGCATTGGCAGGACCAGCTGCTAGTGACATGCAAAGGCCTCGCCGTGCAGCATTTGGGGATATTACAAAT gtACCAACAGAACTGGGAGTTGAAGATGTTGATcgtgaaaataaagatgatgtcACACTAGTTGCCCTGTATGCACATGATATTTTCAATTactacaaagagagagag gCAAAATTCATTATTCAACCATACCTTTCCATTCAGCCAGCATTGTCTGAAACTATGAGAGCCATTCTTGTTGATTGGCTTGTAGAGCTTCAGGAAAACTTTGAACTGAATCATGAGACCTTGTATTTGGCGGTCAAGCTCTTGGATACATATTGCTCTTTAGTACCTAACATA CGGGATCAGATACAGCTAATTGGTGCTGCAGCTCTCTTTGTTGCCTGCAAATTTGAT GAACGTGTGCCTCCGCCTGTTGAGGactttttatatgtttgtgatGATACATACACCAAAAATGAATTTCTAGCAATGGAGCGTACTGTGTTGAAAGCTGTGAACTTTGAACTTGGACGTCCTATATCTTATCGTTTCTTACGTCGGTATGCTATG TGTGCCAGGTCTCCTATTCAAACTCTGACACTTGCTCGCTACCTACTGGAGCTGTCACTGATGGAATATTGTTTTGTCTCCTACCGTGAGTCCCTCTTGGCCGCTGCATCCCTTTACATCGCACGTCGTATGCGGAATGAGGGAGGATGG ACTGCAACACTCCAGTTTTACACAGAGTACACTTTGGCAGACCTGCGCCCGACCGTCTTGGAGCTGAACCCTTTGTTAAAATCAAACAAGCGTCCAGATCTCAAAACTGTTCGAGCCAAGTATAATCACCC AGTGTTTCATTCTGTAGGCAGCATTCCACCATTGAGCAACACAGAACTTTTCCCACAAGAAGGAAGCCAATAG